In Nostoc sp. GT001, a genomic segment contains:
- a CDS encoding Gfo/Idh/MocA family oxidoreductase, translating into MIIIDRALRARAAAGNPIKVGMIGAGFMGRGIANQIVNSVPGMELVAISNRQIGAAKQAYSEAGIEDIQVVATISELEDAIANGKYAVTEDAKLLCQAEGIDALIEVTGAVEFGAEIVMEAIVHRKHVIMMNAELDGTIGPILKVYADKAGVILSACDGDQPGVQMNLYRFVKSIGLTPLLCGNIKGLQDPYRNPTTQEGFAKRWGQKPHMVASFADGSKISFEQAIVANATGMKVAKRGMLGYDFSGHVDEMTQLYDVEQLKELGGIVDYVVGAKPGPGVYVFATHDDPKQRHYLNLYKLGEGPLYSFYTPYHLCHFEVPLSVARAVLFGDAVMSPLAGPLVDVVTTAKIDLKAGETLDGIGYYMTYGQCENSDIVQQQNLLPMGLAEGCRLKRDISKDQVLTYEDVELPEGRLCDQLRTEQNNYFAPEKILVAVG; encoded by the coding sequence ATGATTATTATCGATCGCGCCTTACGAGCCAGAGCAGCAGCAGGAAATCCTATCAAGGTGGGAATGATCGGTGCTGGTTTTATGGGTCGAGGAATTGCCAACCAAATTGTCAATTCAGTGCCAGGAATGGAGTTAGTTGCTATCTCTAATCGTCAGATTGGTGCAGCTAAACAAGCTTATTCGGAAGCAGGAATTGAAGATATCCAAGTTGTTGCAACTATCAGCGAATTAGAAGATGCGATCGCTAACGGTAAGTATGCAGTCACAGAGGACGCTAAGTTACTGTGTCAGGCTGAAGGCATCGATGCATTAATCGAAGTCACGGGTGCAGTGGAATTTGGCGCTGAGATCGTTATGGAAGCGATCGTCCACCGCAAACATGTGATTATGATGAATGCCGAACTCGATGGCACGATTGGCCCCATCCTGAAAGTGTATGCCGACAAAGCAGGCGTGATTCTCAGCGCTTGTGATGGCGATCAGCCAGGGGTGCAAATGAACCTTTATCGCTTTGTAAAAAGCATTGGTTTAACTCCCTTATTGTGCGGTAACATTAAAGGACTCCAAGACCCCTATCGCAATCCCACCACCCAGGAAGGATTTGCTAAACGTTGGGGTCAAAAGCCCCACATGGTGGCTAGCTTCGCCGACGGAAGCAAAATTTCCTTCGAGCAAGCGATCGTTGCCAATGCCACAGGCATGAAAGTCGCCAAACGGGGAATGTTGGGATATGACTTCAGCGGTCATGTCGATGAAATGACCCAGTTATATGATGTTGAACAACTCAAAGAACTAGGCGGCATCGTCGATTATGTAGTTGGAGCCAAACCAGGCCCAGGCGTATATGTATTTGCCACTCACGACGACCCCAAGCAACGCCACTATCTCAACTTATATAAATTAGGCGAAGGCCCACTTTACAGCTTCTATACTCCTTATCACCTCTGTCATTTTGAAGTTCCCTTGTCCGTAGCGCGTGCTGTTTTATTTGGTGATGCCGTTATGTCTCCACTAGCAGGCCCGCTAGTAGATGTTGTCACCACCGCCAAAATCGACCTGAAAGCAGGAGAAACCTTAGATGGCATCGGCTACTACATGACCTACGGACAATGTGAAAATTCCGATATCGTCCAACAGCAAAATCTTCTACCAATGGGTCTAGCTGAAGGGTGCCGCCTCAAACGAGATATTTCTAAAGATCAAGTCCTCACTTATGAGGATGTAGAATTACCTGAAGGCAGACTTTGCGACCAACTACGAACTGAGCAAAACAATTATTTTGCTCCAGAAAAAATCCTAGTAGCAGTTGGATAA
- a CDS encoding glycosyltransferase yields the protein MKIALVHDYLTQRGGAERVFELLCKRYPEADIFTSLYDPQKTIDLGDRIVNTTFLQKIPGAAKYFRSMAPLYFPAFRALDLQDYDLIISSSTSFAKAVRKNPNAHHICFCHNVTRFLWDTATYLREYGDYRYFAPLIEQVFQVMRKVDLKYAQEPDLYIANSSVVARRIEKIYGKKAMMVNYPIDTSKFVFSDIKDEYYLASARMISYKRLDIIVEAFNWLGWRLLISGDGPELARLKSKALQNIVFLGHVSDRTRKDLFSKAKSIIVAALEDYGLVPVEANASGTPVIAYGAGGVLDTQIPGETGVFFKRQTPESLQVALQEANGISWDYDRIRNHAVANFSENAFFGKVEQIINQACGVQQLFI from the coding sequence ATGAAAATTGCTCTCGTCCATGATTATTTAACCCAGCGAGGTGGGGCAGAGCGTGTGTTTGAACTGCTTTGTAAGCGCTATCCCGAAGCAGATATTTTCACATCTTTGTACGATCCCCAAAAAACTATCGATTTAGGCGATCGCATAGTTAATACAACCTTCTTGCAAAAGATTCCTGGTGCAGCAAAATATTTCAGGTCAATGGCTCCTCTATATTTTCCTGCCTTTCGTGCCTTGGATCTGCAAGACTACGATTTAATTATTAGTAGTAGCACCAGCTTCGCCAAAGCAGTGCGAAAAAATCCCAATGCTCACCACATTTGTTTTTGCCATAACGTTACCCGTTTCTTATGGGATACAGCAACTTATTTAAGAGAGTACGGGGACTATAGATATTTTGCTCCTTTAATCGAACAAGTATTTCAAGTCATGAGAAAGGTAGACTTGAAATATGCACAGGAACCTGACCTTTACATTGCTAATTCTAGTGTTGTTGCCCGCCGAATTGAAAAGATTTATGGCAAAAAGGCAATGATGGTGAACTATCCAATTGATACTAGTAAATTTGTTTTTTCTGATATAAAAGATGAATATTATCTGGCCTCCGCCCGGATGATCAGTTATAAGCGACTTGATATAATAGTCGAAGCTTTTAATTGGTTGGGGTGGCGGCTATTAATATCTGGTGACGGGCCAGAACTAGCACGGTTAAAATCCAAAGCATTACAAAATATTGTGTTCTTGGGACACGTAAGTGATAGAACCCGCAAAGATTTGTTTTCCAAAGCCAAGTCTATTATTGTCGCAGCCTTAGAAGATTACGGATTAGTTCCAGTCGAGGCTAATGCAAGCGGTACACCAGTCATCGCTTATGGTGCAGGTGGAGTATTAGATACTCAAATACCAGGTGAAACAGGAGTCTTTTTCAAAAGACAAACACCCGAATCTCTCCAAGTTGCATTACAAGAAGCCAATGGTATTTCTTGGGATTACGATCGCATCCGTAATCATGCAGTAGCAAATTTTTCAGAAAATGCATTCTTTGGCAAGGTTGAGCAAATTATTAATCAAGCTTGTGGTGTGCAGCAATTATTCATTTGA